In Pantoea cypripedii, the DNA window ACAAACCGGGCAGAACTGGCGATGCTCGCCATATTCGGCACGGGCCTTGCCTGGAATTAATGCCGCCATCTGCGCCCAGTAAATGGACAACGCCGCCCAGATAAACGGCGACTTGTCGTTACTGACCTGGGCGAAGTTGCCTTCCAGCAATGCGGTAGCGAGGGTTTCCAGCTCGGTCGCGGAGGCTTTCTCCAGATTTTCCAGCACCGCCAGCGCCTGGCCACTCATCTCCGGCTTCAGCTCAGCGATTAATGAATGCAGCAGCCGCTGCCAGTGGGCATCGCGTGGGTAGGTGTGAATATCCAGCGGTGGGATGCCCTGCTCAGCGCATTGCTCCAGCCGCGCGCGTAAATCGATCTGCAACGGATGGTCGTACAGCACGATTTCCTGCGCCTGGGCGATCACGGCGGCGAAGCGCAGATAATCACCAAGCGGATTTTTCGCTGCCAGCTCGCGCAAACGGGCTGCCCGACGGCTATATAAATTTTTCAGCCGGGGGAAAAGTAACGGCGGAATTTTATCCGCCGTATTCTTATCGCTTTTCTCCAGCTGGTCCTGCGGGATAATGCGAATACTCATCAGGGGCGTTTTTCCTGTTGTGTTTGGCGTTGGCGCTGCTCGCGATACCAGCGTGGATGATGTTTCTTCGCCCACGCGGCAGGGACCCAGCCTTCAACCATCGCGGTGATGGTGCCTTTGACCCACAGGGCGGCGTAAATATGCACCATAATCACGATAATCAGCGCCACGGCTGAGACCGAATGCACCACCAGCGCGGCGCGAATCAGCGGAATGGAGAAGGCTCCGGCGAAGTACGGTCGCCAAATCACAATTCCACTCGCCAGCAGCATGACTAAGCTGATGATAGCAGCCCAGAACACACACTTCTGCCCGAAGTTGTATTTGCCGGTATCGCCGACCTCCTCATTACGTGCGATTTTATGGATATTTTTCGCCCATATCAGGTCTTCACGGTTGATCAGGTTATGCCGCCAGTAACGCAAAAACATGATGAGAAAGGCAGCAAACATAATCACGCCAACAAAAGGATGCAGAATCCGCGCCAGTTGTGGTGTGCCCAGCACATGCATCAGCCAGTTGAACGACGGGAAAAAGAAACCCAGTCCGCTCAGGGCGGCAAAGACAAAGCAAAACGCCACAATCCAGTGATTGATGCGTTCCGGTGCGCTGTAGCGCACCAGGCGATCGCGCTTTTTCATCATTTGCGCTCCTCTGTATCGTCATGCAGGTTGTCGTCTTCGTCGTCCACCCGGTTCGGTCCGATGCCGACGTAGTGGAACACCGCCGCCGCGAAGGTGGCGGCAAAACCGACCGCCGCCAGCGGTTTCCAGATGCCTTTCCAGAAGGTGACGGCAGGGCTGATGCTCGGGTTTTCCGGCAGGCCGTGATACAGCTGCGGCTTGTTAGCATGGTGCAGCACATACATCACATGCGTACCGCCCACCCCGGCGGGATCGTACAAACCGGCATGGTCGTAACCGCGCGTTTTCAGCTCCTCCACACGTTCCCCGGCGAGGGTTTGCATATCGACTTTGGATCCGAAATGAATCGCGCCGGTCGGGCAGGTTTTCACGCAGGCCGGTTCCTGGCCGACGGTGACACGATCGACGCACAGCGTGCATTTATACACGCGGTTGTCGTCTTTATTGAGACGCGGCACGTCGAACGGACAACCGGCGATGCAGTAACCGCAGCCGATGCACTGCTCGGACTGAAAATCGACAATGCCGTTGGCGTACTGAATGATTGCCCCTTCCGAAGGACAGGCTTTCAGGCAGCCAGGATCGGCGCAATGCATGCAGCCATCTTTGCGGATCAGCCACTCCAGTTTGCCGTTTTCCTCGACTTCCGAAAAACGCATCACCGTCCAGGATTTGGCGGTCAAATCCGCCGGGTTGTCGTACACCCCGACGTTATGACCGATTTCATCACGGATGTCGTTCCACTCCGAACAGGCCACCTGGCAGGCCTTGCAGCCAATGCAGGTGGTGACGTCAATCAGCTTCGCCACCTCCTGCTGATGGTTGCGTGCCTGTGGCGCTGGGGTAACGCCGTTGGTGGCGGAGCGGCGGATGATGTCTTGCGATTGATAAGCCATATTCGTTCTCCTTACACCTTCTCGACGTTAACGAGGAACGCCTTAAATTCCGGCGTTTGCGTGTTGGCGTCACCGACAAACGGCGTCAGGGTATTGGCGATAAAGCCTTTCTTTGCCACGCCCTGATAGCCCCAGTGAATCGGGATGCCGATGGTATTCACGGTTTTACCATCCACCTGCAACGGACGCAGACGTTTGGTGACCACCGCTTTGGCTTTGATATAGCCCCGATTCGAGCTGACCTTCACCGTGTCGCCCTGGGCAATGCCCAACTTGTTCGCCAGCACTTCGCCAATCTCCACGAACTGTTCCGGCTGTGCGATGGCGTTGAGCCGCGCGTGTTTGGTCCAGAAGTGGAAATGCTCGGTGAGACGATAGGTGGTGCCGACATACGGGAACTGTTCGGCTTTGCCCATCGCCGCCAGATCGTCCTTAAACACGCGCGCCGCCGGGTTCGACACCACGTTGGGGTGCAGTGGGTTGGTGCCAATCGGCGTTTCAAACGGCTCGTAATGTTCCGGGAACGGACCTTCGGCCATTTTGTCGAGTGCGAACAGATGGCCCATACCGTCGGGCTGCATGATAAACGGCCCGACATTGCTGCCGGGTGCGGCAGCGCTGTAGTCCGGGATATCCATGCCGGCCCACTTGCTGCCATCCCACTTCAGCAGCTGACGTTTGGCATCCCACGGGTTGCCCTGCGGATCGGCGGAGGCGCGGTTGTAAAGGATGCGGCGGTTGAGCGGCCACGCCCAGCTCCAGTTCAGCGTGTTGCCGAGACCGGATGGATCGGCGTTGTCGCGCCGCGCCATCTGGTTACCCTCTGGCGTCCAGCTACCGGCGAAAATCCAGCAACCGCTGCTGGTACTGCCGTCATCTTTCAGATGGGCAAAGGTGCTGAGCTGCTGGCCTTTTTTCACCAGCAGGGTGCCTTTGTCATCGACGATATCCGCCAGCGCCTTGCCGTTGCTCTCCATCGCCACCTCTTCCGACGCCGGGTTATCTGGCGTCAGGTAGTTCCAGGTCATGTTCAGCACCGGCTCCGGCGCAGCACCGCCCTGGTGCGCATACATCTCACGCAGCCGCAGGTAGATGCCCGCCAGGATTTCGCCATCGTTGCGCGATTCACCAGGGCCATCCTGGCCTTTCCAGTGCCACTGCAACCAGCGACCGGAGTTCACGATCGAGCCGTTCTCCTCGGCAAAGCAGGTGGAGGGCAGGCGGAACACTTCGGTCTGAATCTGCGCCGGATCGACGTCGTTAAATTCGCCGTGATTCTGCCAGAAAGTCGAGGTTTCGGTGTTAAGCGGGTCGATGGTGACGAGGAACTTCAGCTTCGACAGCGAAGCAATGACTTTGCGCTTGTTCGGGAACGAGGCCACCGGGTTGAAGCCCTGGCACAGATAACCGTTCACTTTCCCCTGTGACATCATTTCGAAGTATTGCAGCACGTCGTAGCCTTTGTCCCACTTCGGCAGCCAGTCAAAGCCCCAGTTGTTCTCCGCCTGCGCTTTGTCACCAAAGAAGGCTTTCATCATGCTCACGAAGAATTTCGGGTAGTTGCTCCAGTAGTTCACCTGGCCCGGCAACGCGGCTTTCGGCGTGTTGGCGGTGAGATAGGTTTGCAGATCGGTCTGCTTCTCGGAAGGCAGCGTCATATAACCCGGCAGGCTTTGCGACAGCAGGCCGAGGTCGGTCAGTCCCTGGATATTGGAGTGACCACGCAGCGCATTCACGCCACCGCCTGCCATCCCCATATTGCCGAGCATCAGCTGAATCATTGCCATGGTGCGGATGTTCTGCGCGCCAATCGAGTGCTGGGTCCAGCCGAGGGCATAAAGGAAGGACGTGGTGCGATCCTTTGCGCTGGTCTCGCCAATCAGCTCGCAGACGTGCAGGAAATCGGCCTTCGGCGTGCCGCAGACGCGCTCGACAATCTCTGGCGTGTAGCGGCTGACATGCTGTTTCAGCAGGTTCCATACGCAGCGCGGATGGCTCAGGCTATCGTCGCGTTTGGCGAAGCCATCATCACCCAGCTCGTAGTTCCAGCTGGTTTTGTCATATTTGCGGTTTTCAGCGTCGTAGCCGCTGAACAGGCCCTCTTCGAAGGTAAAGTCTTCGCGCACGATCAGGCTGGCGTTAGTGTACGCCTGCACATATTCATGCTGGATTTTGTCGTTTTCCATCAGCCAGCGCAGCACGCCCGACAGGAAAGCAATGTCGGAGCCGGAGCGAATGGGCGTATAGAAATCCGCCACCGATGCGGTGCGCGTAAAGCGCGGATCGATGACAATCAGTTTGGCTTTGTTGAAGATTTTGGCTTCCATCGCCCAGCGGAAACCGACGGGATGCGCTTCTGCCGCATTACCGCCCATCACCACAATCAGGTTGGCATTACGGATGTCGACCCAGTGGTTGGTCATCGCACCGCGACCAAATGTTGGAGCAAGACTTGCTACCGTTGGTCCGTGTCAGACGCGTGCCTGGTTGTCGACCGCCAGCATACCGAGCGATCGGGTCATTTTCTGGGTGAGATAGCCGGTTTCATTGCTGGACGCCGAGGCGCACAACATACCGGTGGTGAGCCAGCGATTTACCGTCACGCCCGCAGCGTTTTGCGCCACAAAATGGGCGTCACGGTCGGCTTTCATCAGCTTCGCAATGCGATCAAACGCATCGTCCCAACTGATGCGCTGCCATTTATCCGATCCTGGCGCGCGATATTCCGGATAGTGCAGACGGCTGTCGCTATGGACGAAATCCAGCAGGCCCGCGCCTTTCGGGCACAAAGCACCGCGGCTGACCGGGTGATCCGGATCTCCTTCAATGTGGAAGATGGTTTCTTTGGCGTTTCTTGCGCCATCGCCGAGGCTGTACATTAACAGGCCACAGCCGACTGAGCAGTAAGTGCAGGTGTTACGGGTTTCGCGGGCGCGCAACAACTTGTATTGCCGCGTTTCCGCCAGCGCTATCTCAGGCGTAAAGCCAAGAAGTGCTGCCGTTGTCCCTGCCATACCGCCCGCGCAGATTTTGAAGAATTTTCTTCTGCTGACGTTCATGGATAATCCTTGATTCGACATTACTACATTTTATTTTTGCGGAGCGCTGGTTAGCGGTTCAAAATGACCCAACTAAGACTGCGAGTATAGCGGCTAAATATTACCACTGCTTTTGTAAGGTTGTTGTGCGAGGCGAAGAAAGTGACACAGAAAGTTCAGAAAAGTCCCAGCAATGTGAGTGAGATCGCAGGCGCAAGCCAGGCGCAGGTGTGGCAGCGGCGCGACATCACCCATGCCGAACCGGACTGGCTGGCGCAGGAAGTTCCGGTGGCGCTGGTCTACAACGGCATTTCCCATGTGGTAATGATGGCGACGCCCAACGATCTGGAAGCCTTTGCCCTCGGTTTTTCGCTGTCTGAAGGGATTATCGACACACCGCAGGAGATTTTTGGTCTTGATGTGGTGCCGGGCTGCAATGGCATCGAAGTGCAAATCGAACTCTCCAGCCGTCGCTTTATGGCGCTGAAAGAGCAGCGTCGCGCGATGGCAGGCCGCACCGGCTGCGGCGTCTGTGGGGTCGAGCAGCTGGATCAGATCGGTAAACCAATCACGCCTTTGCCCTTTACCCAGACATTTTCCCTCGACCATCTGGATGCCGGATTAGCGCGACTACGTGATTTCCAGCCGGTGGGCGAACTGACAGGCTGCACCCACGCGGCGGCATGGATGTCACCAGAGGGGGAACTGCGCGGTGGCTGTGAAGATGTGGGCCGCCATGTGGCGCTGGATAAGCTGCTTGGCTATCGCAGCAAAGCCGACTGGCAGCAGGGCGCAGTGCTGGTTTCCAGCCGCGCCAGCTATGAGATGGTGCAGAAGTCAGCGATGTGTGGCGTCGAGATTCTGTTTGCGGTATCGGCAGCGACCCAGCTGGCCGTTGATGTGGCGGAGCGGAGCAATCTGACGCTGGTTGGCTTTAGCAAGCCGGGCCGCGCCACCATCTATACCCATCCGCAGCGGCTGCGTTAAACCACCTGGACCTGCGGCAGCACCTGTTGCAGGGCACTGAGCGCGCCAGGTTTGCCCTGGCCCGCGTCGCAAATCAGCAAATCCACCTCGGCAATCGCGGCGTATTGCGTGCGGCTCACCACGCCAAGTTTGCTGTGATCTGCCAGCAGGATGGTGTGACTGGCCTGCTGGACCATGGCGCGCGCAATCGCTGCCTCGTGCGGATGGAAGCTGGTGGCCCCCTGTCTGGACTCAATGCCGACCGGAGACAGCAGCGCCACGTCGGCACGGTAACGATAAATTTCGCCCACCGTCATCTCACCGCGCGTCTGCTGTGCACCGGCAGACATCATGCCGCCCAGCAAAATTACCTGATTATTCAGCGTTTCATGTTCTTCGGCTGCACTCAGCGCCAGCGCCGCTTGCAGGCTGTTGGTGATGATGGTCAGCCCGGACATAGTACGTAATTCTTCAGCCAGCAGGGTGGTGGTGGTGCCGGAATCGAGGAACAGCGTCTGGCCGGGTTGCAGATGCTGCACCGCCGCGATAGCAATGGCGCGCTTCTCTTTGGCCTGGGCGCTGCGTCGCTCGCGTAACGGCGCTTCTGGCTGGTTATCCACCGCCACCAGGCCGCCGTGTACCCGCCGCGCCAGCCCCTGCGCTTCCAGCTCGATAATGTCGCGCCGCGCGGTTTCCCGCGAAATACCCAGCTCTTTGATCACGCGTTCGGTACTGACCTGATGATGTGTGGTCAGCAGCGCGCGGATGCGATGTAAACGGGTTTCCTGCAACATGACATTTCCCTGTGGCGAGTTCAGCGTGGGCCTAAGATTACCTGAGCTTCATCGTTCCGTCATGTGTATTTGGTTGTATTTGTGTATTTGGTTGCATTTCTCGCCAAAACCGGCATGATATCTGTAAACGGTTATTACGCATTCACCCCTTTCACCTTCGCAACGGGAGTTACCATGGCTACACGTTCCACCATCATGGATACCAACAGTTTTCGTGCTGAACATGCCGACGGCCTGGATGCCGATACGCGCAAACTGACCGATAAACGCAGCAAAGTGTTGGGCGAGTCGTATCGCCTGTTCTACCGTAAGCCGGTACATCTGGTGCGCGGTGAAGGGCAGTATCTGTGGGATGCCGCAGGTAACAAATATCTCGATGTGTACAACAACGTGGCGAGCATCGGCCATTGCCATCCGGCAGTGATTGAGGCGGTGAATCAGCAGATGAAGATGCTGAACACCCATACCCGTTATCTGCACGAACGTATCCTGGATTACAGCGAAGAACTGCTGGCAACCACCCCGGACGCCATCGACCGCGCGATGTATATGTGTACCGGTTCGGAAGCCAATGACCTGGCGATTCGTATTGCGCGCTCGTTTAGCGGCGGTACCGGCATTATCGTTTCGCAGGAGGCCTACCACGGCACCAGCGACCTCACTTCTGGCGCGTCACCGGCGCTGGGCACCGGCCAGCCGCTGGCCCCGACCACCCGTCTGGTGCCACCGCCAGATCACTATCGTGTCAATGCGCCTGATCTCGGTGAGTGGTTTGCTAATGAAATCCAGAAGCAAATCGACGACATGAAAGCGCACGGCATCAAGTTCGCCGGTTTCCTTGCTGACTCCATTTTCTCCTCTGACGGTGTGTTGCCCAACCCACCGGGATTCCTGCAGAAAGCGGTGGAAGTGGTGCATGCCAACGGCGGTATTTTTATTGCGGATGAAGTGCAACCTGGCTTTGCCCGTACCGGTGATGCGTTCTGGGGCTTCGCCCGTCACGGTGTCGTACCGGATGTGGTCACCACCGGTAAACCGATGGGCAACGGCATTCCGGTGTCTGGCCTGCTGGCGAAAAGTGATGTGCTGGCGGCATTCAGCGATGAGATTCCTTACTTCAACACCTTTGGTGGCAACCCGGTGGCGATGGCAGCCGCGCAGGCGGTGCTGAAAGTGATCAAGGAAGAAGGTTTGCAGGAACATAGCCGTGTGGTGGGCGCGAAGTTGCAGGCCGAACTGGCGAAGCTGATGGACCGCCATGAAGCGATTGGCGATGTGCGCGGCGCGGGCCTGTTTATCGGTTTCGAACTGGTTACCGATCGCAGCAGCAAAACGCCGGACAAGGCGCTGGCGCTGGATTTGATTGAGAAACTGCGCGATCACCATGTGCTGACTTCAGTGGCGGGTCCTTACGGTAACGTGCTGAAGCTGCGTCCGCCGTTGGCGTTCCAGGAAGGCGATATCGACTGGCTGGTGGGTGCGCTGGATCAATCGCTGACGGAGCTGGGCCGGTAAATTAATTTTACCTGGTCGGGATAAATCCCGACCCTACAAAGGGGTACGGTTGCCGTACCCCTTTTGCCAGATTCTTCAAATCCTTATCATTACTAAGGCATTGATAACCCTTTTCCGGATCATGAATTTAACTATAATGATCCAACTGCTTACGCGGCACGCCAGCGAGGTCGTGCTGCTCAAACACTAATGGAGAGGAAGAACATGAGTTATTCACTGCCATCCCTGCCTTACGCATACGACGCACTGGAACCGCATTTCGACAAGCAGACGATGGAAATCCATCACACCAAACACCACCAGACTTACGTCAACAACGCTAACGCAGCGCTGGAAGGGACTGAATTCGCCGCTCTGCCGGTTGATGAGCTGATCACCAAACTGGATCAGCTGCCAGCAGACAAAAAAGGTCCACTGCGTAACAACGCGGGCGGCCACGCTAACCACAGCCTGTTCTGGAAAGGCCTGAAAATCGGTACCACCCTGCAGGGTGAACTGAAAGCGGCTATCGAAAAAGATTTCGGCAGCGTAGAAAAATTCCAGGAAGAGTTCGAGAAAGCGGCTGCGACCCGTTTCGGCTCTGGCTGGGCGTGGCTGGTGAAAAAAGGCGACAAACTGGCTGTGGTTTCTACCGCTAACCAGGACAACCCGCTGATGGGCGAAGCCATCGCTGGCGTTTCTGGCTTCCCGATCATTGGTCTGGATGTATGGGAACACGCCTACTACCTGAAGTATCAGAACAAACGTCCTGACTACATCAAAGCATTCTGGAACGTGGTGAACTGGGACGAAGCAGCAGCACGCTTCGCTTCTGCTAAGTAATCAGTCCTTAACTGCACAACCGGTGGCTCCATGCCGCCGGTTTTTTTTAACAGAATCTAAACCGACCCTCAACGAAAGCGATATTCCCGCCAGTGATTGCAACGCATCGAAACTTATTAACCCGCCGTTGATAATTTGGGGCATATAGTTGCGCCAATTAGTCCTGCGAAGCAAAAAATAATCATGTCTACGATAATTAATACTGAGACGAATAATGATTCGTCAGCCTCTCTTTTTCTGCAGTTAATAAGCGGAAAGTTTGTGCCGAATAAATTATGGCGCAGTAAAAATTTCCGTTTTAAATTTGCCTTAAGATCTCTTGTTTATCCTGTTACTACCCACCGTTATCTGCATGAACTGGCGGCATTGCCACAGTTGCCGCAAATGTTAACGGTGCAGGGGTTGCTACCGGCTAAACTCCATCGTCCTTATCTGCGCGCGGGTTTTAGCGTGGCGCAGCGCGCGCAGGCCATTCTTGACCACTATCATCTGATGGCTGGCCTGGAAAACGCCACCCTGCGTCAGATGCTGCAAAGTCCCGGTGATAACTTGCTGGCAGGCTTTAAAGGTAAGAATGGCGAATCTTTCACGATTCACTGCTGCCCGGGACGTTTCGATCGTGAAGGCGAAATTACGCTGGAATTACATTATGAAGGCATGTTAATTGCTTCGCTGTCTTTCTCTATTTTTAATGAGAATCAACAACGCAGTTTATTAATTGGCGGTTTGCAGGGACCACGCAAACATATTTCTAATGATGTGATTCGTGATGCCACCAAGGCGGCGCACGGTTTATTCCCTAAACGTCTGCTGATGGAAGCGGTATTTATTCTGGCCGAACAATGTGGCGTGCAGGTCATCAGCGCGGTAGGAGATACCACCCACGTCTTCCGCAGCCTGCGCTATCGTCACAGCAAAGGGGATCACTTCTTTGCCAGCTACAGTGAATTCTGGCAGTCATTAGGTGGTGAAGCGCGGGCGGATGGGATATTTACGCTGCCGCTGCATATGCCGCGTAAGGCGCTGGAAGAGATTGCCAGCAAGAAACGTGCGGAGTATCGCCGTCGCTATGAACTGCTGGATAACCTGACACAACAGGCATTGCTGGCAGCCGGGGTGGAAGTGGTACGCGACGTGACTCACGCCGCGTAACCGCGTATCAGAACGGCTGCTTCGCGTAGCCGGTCATCACTTTCAGTCCCATCTCGCGTCCGAGCGCGGTCATTGGGTGTACCACCACCAGGCCGCGCACGCTTTTCTTCAGCGCACCCAGATTGGCCTGCTCTTTTTTGGTGATCTCACGGCTGAACGCCAGTTTTTGCAGCTGTTGCGCTTCTTTGCTCAGCTTCTCGTCACGCACACCGCGCAGGCGTTCAATCTCCACCACCAGCGCTTCTTTTTCTTTCAGCAGCGCACCAAGTTTTTCGGCATCACCGGCTTCCAGCAGCTGTGGTTCTTTGCGGTTCAGGGCATCCAGCTGATCGCTCAGGCGTTTGATCTCAGCTTTTTCTAGTTCTTTCATCGGGAAAACTCGTTAAGGAAAACAGGGAAAGGATACATCAATTCGCCAGCATTGTGCAGCGTTCGCCCGGTGCGCATTAATGCGCACCCTACAACTGTAGGGTCGCCATTGATGGCGACCTGGCTGGCTCAAACTGCGGGCTTTTTAAATGCCTGCTTATGGGAAATGCGGGAAATCAGCTCGGTGAGTGATAACACCATGGTGGAGCGCACCATCTGCAAATAACGCTGCTGCTGCATGGCGCGCAGTTCTTCGTCATCGCGCGTGAAGTCTGGTTGTGGCGGCCAGGCGGCGACGCAGTGCAGTTCGCGAAAAGGGCCGAGAATTTCGTCGTCGGTAAAGCGATACTCGCTGGTGTCGTGGTTTAACTCTTCGCGCAGTGCCAGCAGCAATTCACAATCTTCATATTCATGCCGATTGATCACGCCGAGGCCGTAAATCAGTTTCAGGCGTACTGACATCTCGCCGAGCGGACCATTGCCGAGCAGCAACGGTTCGACGGCGTATTTCACGGCGTAATCATCCTTGCGGAAAACCTGCAGAACCAGCAGGTTAACCGCTTCGGCCAACAGCTCAGCGGCGGCGATCAGAAAGCTTCTCACCGAACGACCGGCGTTCAGGCGCTCAAGCACCCGGTTTTCAAAAGCTTGCTTCTCTTCCATTATTGCCTGCATCGTTCAAATACCGCCGTGTTACGTGGCGCGCATTATGCCATAGCGTTATAAGCACTCACCACTGAGGTGACGACTTCACTGTTGGCATCCAGCCCGGAAATTTGTGCCAGTGTTGCCTGCGGGCCTTTTTCCGCCAGCAGCGCTTCCAGCTCCTGTGCCTGCGGGTCCTGTGCGCTGCGATAATGCATCGCGGCGGCAATGCCCTGCACCAGGTTGGCATGCGGCAGCTGATATTCCAGCGTGCCCAGCGTTGGTTTGATCAGACGATCGCCCGCGCTGAGTTTACGCAGCGGCTGACGGCCTACGCGCTCAACGTCATCTTTCAGGTACGGGTTTTCAAAACGGCTGAGGATTTTCTGGATGTAGGCGGCGTGTTTATCCGCATCAAAACCATAACGTTTGATCAGAACTGCACCGCTTTCTTCCATCGCCCCCTGCACCACGGCACGGATTTTCTGGTCAAGAATGGCATCGCGGATGGTGGCGTGACCGGCCAGCTGGCCGAGGTAGGCGGTAATGGCGTGGCCGGTGTTCAGAGTGAACAGCTTGCGCTCAACAAACGCCATCAGATTATCGGTCAGTTCCATCCCCGGGATAGTCGGCAGATCGCCTTTGAACTGGGTTTTATCGACGATCCACTCGCTGAAGGTTTCAACGGTCACTTCCAGCGGGTCATTGCTGCCAGCTTCTGATGGCGGGACGATGCGGTCTACCGCTGAATCCACAAAGCCAACATGCTGCTCAACCCAGGCGTGATACTGCTCCGGCAGTGCTTTCAGCACATGTTGTTTCAGCTGGCTGGTGCCGCGCACCATGTTTTCACAGGCAATGATATTCAGCGGACGGACATTACCGTTATCGTGGCGTTTGGCCAGTCCTTTAGCGACGCCACCGGCGATGCGCTCCAGAATTTGCGGACCCACCGCCGTGGTAACGATATCAACCTCAGCAATCAGCGTCACGATATCTTCGCTGGCGCTGCTAACTGCGCTTACCCCTTTGACAATCTCGACTTTCGCCTGCTCGCCAACCACATGAACCGGATACTCATGACGGGCGTTAAGGGCATCGAGCACCACCTGATTCACATCCGCAAACACCAGTTCGATACCGGCATCAGCCAGCAGCTTACCGATAAAACCACGGCCGATGTTACCTGCTCCAAAATGTAACGCTTTCATAATTTGACCCATATCAAATGACGATGGGGCGGGCATATCCGCCCCGGAACTTGGGGACGGGCATGCCCGCCCCAGGGAAAAAGACTGATATATCAGGCGGTGGTTTTGCTGCCAGACAGCAGGTCCAGCACATCCTGTACGCTGGTGGTATTCGCCAGCTTCTCAATCACGCTTTCGTCGTCCAGCGCGTTGGTCAGGCTGGTGATCACTTGGATGTGTTCATTATTGCGTGCCGCAATACCAATCACCAGGCGTGCCACGTCATCCGCTTCTTCGCCAAACTTCACGCCCGCCGGATACTGGCAGAATACCACGCCCGTTTTCAACACGCGGTCTTTGGCTTCCACCGTGCCGTGCGGTACCGCAATCGACTCACCGAGGTAGGTCGGGGTCAGTTTTTCACGCTCCAGCATGGCATCGATGTATTCCGGCTGCACGTAGCCGCCTTTCACCAGTTGCTCACCGGCAAAGCGAATTGCCTGCTCTTTGTTACTGGCGCTCAGGCCGAGGAACACGTTATTCGCACCCAGTTTAAACAGATGCGCGCTGCCGTCGTCATAGCTGTCGGCCAGGGTGGTCTGCACGGTTTCGCGATGCGCTTCGCTGCGATTCGCTGCCACCAGACGCTCGGTCAGGTTGGTGTACAACGCGCTGTCGAGGAAGTTGTTCAGCGAAATATGCTGTGCCTGCGGTGCCTGGCGCATAGCGCGTTCAGTCAGGTCGCGGTGGGTAATCACCAGATCCACATCACCCGGCAGGGCGTTGATGGCGCTGTTGGTCACCGAAATATTGCTCAGACCGGCATCCTGCACTTTCTTACGCAGCACGCCTGCACCCATGGCGCTGGAACCCATACCGGCGTCACAAGCCACAATGATTTTACGCACATGGTTCAGGTCAACGCTCATCGCGTCACCGGCAACCGGTGCACCTGCCACGCTCTGTCCTTTGGACTGCGCTTTCATGTCCTGCATACGTTTGGTTGCGGCTTCGATATCGTCTTCTTCTTTCACTTTGCTGGTTTTCAGCAGGATAGAAGAGACAACGAAGGAGACAGCAAACGCCGCGATGATGGCGGTGATGTTAGCGAAGTAAGTGCCTTTCGGCGTCATTGCCAGCACCGCCAGGATTGAACCCGGAGAAGCCGGAGAGACCAGGCCACCGTGCAGCACGGTCAGGGTGAACACGCCAGTCATACCACCGAGGATCACCGCCAGCAGCAGACGCGGTGCCATCAGCACGTATGGGAAGTAAATTTCGTGGATACCACCAAGGAAGTGGATGATTGCTGCACCACCGGCTGATT includes these proteins:
- the mtlR gene encoding MltR family transcriptional regulator, with the translated sequence MQAIMEEKQAFENRVLERLNAGRSVRSFLIAAAELLAEAVNLLVLQVFRKDDYAVKYAVEPLLLGNGPLGEMSVRLKLIYGLGVINRHEYEDCELLLALREELNHDTSEYRFTDDEILGPFRELHCVAAWPPQPDFTRDDEELRAMQQQRYLQMVRSTMVLSLTELISRISHKQAFKKPAV
- the mtlD gene encoding mannitol-1-phosphate 5-dehydrogenase, producing MKALHFGAGNIGRGFIGKLLADAGIELVFADVNQVVLDALNARHEYPVHVVGEQAKVEIVKGVSAVSSASEDIVTLIAEVDIVTTAVGPQILERIAGGVAKGLAKRHDNGNVRPLNIIACENMVRGTSQLKQHVLKALPEQYHAWVEQHVGFVDSAVDRIVPPSEAGSNDPLEVTVETFSEWIVDKTQFKGDLPTIPGMELTDNLMAFVERKLFTLNTGHAITAYLGQLAGHATIRDAILDQKIRAVVQGAMEESGAVLIKRYGFDADKHAAYIQKILSRFENPYLKDDVERVGRQPLRKLSAGDRLIKPTLGTLEYQLPHANLVQGIAAAMHYRSAQDPQAQELEALLAEKGPQATLAQISGLDANSEVVTSVVSAYNAMA
- a CDS encoding PTS mannitol transporter subunit IICBA, producing the protein MSSSVKVKVQSFGRFLSNMVMPNIGAFIAWGIITALFIPTGWIPNATLAKLVGPMITYLLPLLIGFTGGRLVGGDRGGVVGAITTMGVIVGADMPMFLGSMIAGPLGGWAIKHFDRAVDGKIKSGFEMLVNNFSAGIIGMLLALLAFIGIGPLVEGLSHILAAGVNLMVQNNLLPLTSIFVEPAKILFLNNAINHGIFSPLGIQQASEVGKSIFFLIEANPGPGMGVLVAYMIFGRGSAKQSAGGAAIIHFLGGIHEIYFPYVLMAPRLLLAVILGGMTGVFTLTVLHGGLVSPASPGSILAVLAMTPKGTYFANITAIIAAFAVSFVVSSILLKTSKVKEEDDIEAATKRMQDMKAQSKGQSVAGAPVAGDAMSVDLNHVRKIIVACDAGMGSSAMGAGVLRKKVQDAGLSNISVTNSAINALPGDVDLVITHRDLTERAMRQAPQAQHISLNNFLDSALYTNLTERLVAANRSEAHRETVQTTLADSYDDGSAHLFKLGANNVFLGLSASNKEQAIRFAGEQLVKGGYVQPEYIDAMLEREKLTPTYLGESIAVPHGTVEAKDRVLKTGVVFCQYPAGVKFGEEADDVARLVIGIAARNNEHIQVITSLTNALDDESVIEKLANTTSVQDVLDLLSGSKTTA